A region of the Brachyhypopomus gauderio isolate BG-103 chromosome 11, BGAUD_0.2, whole genome shotgun sequence genome:
CTTCTCCTCGTGGTGTTGGAAGGTCTATGACTGGCAACCCTACACCAGGTAAAATAGGTGTGGATGCGTGCCAAGCATGGATCCAGCATACTAGGAGTTATTTCTCACGCTGCCTGGCGAGGGCGAACGTGGCCTGTCATGTAGATGAAGCCCTGTGATCTGACCCAGCACGTCGACTTGATGCTGCAGTAGAGTAGAGACTTTATGCACTTCTGTTCTAATGTATTTCTTTGTGTATATTTTTACTCATTCTTgctaaacaacatttttgttttgtggCCAATAAAGATATTTCTACAGGTTCATGATCTGACCATTGTGTTTTCCTTTTTTCGCTGTTGTGTGTAATGACTGTTGTTCAGTGCTGTTGTTCATTTTGATTGACTCGAGTCTTGATTTGACAACATTGTTTGGTTTTGAGCACTGCTTGAACTGTTCTGAGTCAATAGTTTAGTTTTTGCAGGAAGAGTCAGATGTTTTGTGAATTTAGTGTGTGAATTGGGTTTTGTGTTTACAGTTTGGAGAAATAGATGTATGGTTTCAGGAAATGTGTCTTGgcaactgagaaaaactgtaatgtcTAGCATTTTAACTTGAACTCATATCTATTTACTAGTTAATAGATATTTCTCTGACATACACATTCACCTGACAGGAACCAGCACTGGGACTGAATGAGGTtcacaaagggttttatggttgtTTGTCAAACATATTGTTTGTTTGTCAAGTATCTACACTAAGGTTATAATCTGTTTGTTGTGCAGTTGTTTCAtttctttttaaaataatttttttcattAGAACATGACAGAAAACTGAAAACTATTACTTTACAGCAGCATTTCTGGACTTTTTGCTTTGACAACCATTCATCATATGAGATATACGTATATACTGACCAATCATATGAGATGTACGTATGTACTGACCAATCGAATAAGATGTACGTGCCGTATTTTATCTTATTTCCATGTCTTAATGCCCTTTTACAATCTGTTAGGTATCtgaaaaaatgttaaataaaatatgttCAGAGTAAACTTTTAAAAAGTGGTGGGGACAAAATGAGTTGCTTCAGAAAGTGTTGGGGACAAAATTAGTTGCTTCAGAAAGTGTTGGGGACATGTCCCTAGTGCCCCCAGCGTATGCCTACGGCTCCAGTCCTCTTGCATTAGGAACAGAGACATATAATTGGTCTCAGCGTGACATAAAAGATGATTGGACCTTGAGGGTCTTGTTAGATCCCTAATGACAGGGAATATGCTAGTATGCTAGAATATGCTGCTATCAAAGTTTTGAATTCTGGGAAAGTTCTTACAAATTAGGCAGCATCTGAGGTACAAATGAATTCTCCCTTCATAAGCTGTAAGACACTATCTAAGCGTTGACATTACTGGTGAATTTTAAGGTGACATGCCATAAAACAATTCTATGTAAATAGTTTGAAAGAAGCCAACAGGGTTTCTGGAATGCATGGTGTCAGCAAAAAAAGTGCATTTTTTACTTGTAGTTCAAAAGACCTTGACTCAGCAGTTGTCAGGTGGATTTCTTAAAAGTTGAAATGACACCGTGACTTTGGAACACTTTGTTTAATGGCTTAAACCCCTGGTAAGACCATGCATTTTGACTTCAACTTGTGACCTTACATGTTAAGAAAGCATTGCAGTTCAAATTAGTCTGTTCACTAAATGAACACATTATTATTGCTTCATTTAACTGTTTATGATGaaaggtgtgggtgtgtgtgggcgtgtgtatTTGTGCGTACAGTATGCATGCAATGTGTAGCACTGGAATTAGTGATTGTATGCATGTGGTGTATGGTGAAACTTACCCAGTATTATTCACACCTTCTGTAGTTGGGTGTTGATTGATTCACATTAATGACCTGGCCCTGGAAGAGCAGCCAGCACTCTAAGACGAACTGGAACTTGATGCCAGGCTAAAACAAGCTGATGAGGCAATAGTTACTGATCCACAGGAGCAGAAGAGCACAGTGCATCTTGGAACAGACTGACAGTTGGAAATGGGAAAAATTCAATCTTCAATCTGCTTGGAAGTGAATGAAAAGGAACCTCTGTTGTGGCCTCAGAAAGAGGCGGAGCTGACAGGTTTCTCCTGGGAGGAGATCCTGGTGTACGGAGCGTGAAGTTCGCCTGTGGCTCTAAACCACAAGTTCACTCTTCCAGTCGAGAGGAAAAGCCTGTTCCTCGCTGCACAGACGTTCGTAGCTTGATATATTTCTATAGGCCATGTGCACCACAcacgaaaaaaaatctagacaTGTCTTCAATGTTTAAGTTTCACATGCATTCGGAATGAGAACATGGGCCTGAGGGGCTTTGAGAACTGAATGGCATACGATGCTTTCATGATTAAAAAGGGAGGAGATTACTGGGACAGTCACTGGTAGCTGATTCAAAATTGGACCACTATGGAAAACACAGGCAAAAGAATTAAACATGCATGGTTTAgcaatatatgtaaaagaaggTGTAGCTCTTATAATCATCCTCTCTTCCTGCCTTTTGGGGAAGAGAAATAGACTGCTCGTGTGAATTGCTCTGAGGTGGTTAATAATACACAAATCAGTGGACCTAAAGCCTGCAGGCTCTTAACCCAGTAAGTCATTTTAAAACATGTATTCTCATATTAAATATGAAGGCATTTCAAAACATGTATTTTAGTATTCCTTCAAAATGGGAAATAACTCAGAAGAACCAGGACAGGACCTTGGAgcaggttttggaacaggttctGTTCTATGAGGTTCTATGCCTCAAACAGCAGCAGCTTCTGTACTGACGATCTAAAAGTCCAAAGAAGGGGGCGTGAAGAGCAGAGAGGAAAGAATGAATAGGTGGCAGGTTTGGATAGAGTGTCACATAGAACAGTGGTGAAGcctttttaatttgtttattcCAGAAATCCATTTATTGtttaataaatgtttaatgttaatgtttaaGACATTAAATTGGACAATTAGAGGAACAATTTACAGTGACTTACAGTTTGCGCAATACCTGCACTGCGTATAATCAATTCTACTCTATATGTggatatttaatttaattgaacTTGGCAGCAATAATACCACCAAATAACCATGATTTACAATCAGTGATTGCCAGGAAAAATATAACACAATCAGCTTTCAGACCACACCAACTCCTTCTTCAGAAGATATGCTGACCAATGATTTATTCAAAGAACAATCAAGAACCATTAAGGATCTCTTATATCTGATATCATAACCCTGTAGTGAAAAGTCACCATAACAGAAGGATAGTTAACAGGTAAGTTTTACTCATGTACTCTCATGATCGCACTATTTTGTTTTGGTGTTTTCAAAGGGATTTGATCTCAacttggtgatctcagactgcATGACCAACAATGGTGAAAACTTCACCAGCAAAGAACATCACAAGTCTGATCACATGTTTCTGACACTCATACACAGAACATCTCTCTGGGGTCTGCTCCTTGAGAGGGGAGTGGTTTAAGTGGTTTAGACGGAGGAGTGGGTGACTGAGAGCCTGCACTTTAAGGCGTCTCTGAAGCATTACAGCTGGGTTGCTGcatccacacacccccccatgaCCTGAATTCAAAAGGTTCTAGGTGTCGTACTTCTTCAGGTGGTTTTAGGTGTCGTACTTCTTCAGGTGGTTCTAGGTGTCATACTTCTTCAGGTGGTTTTAGGTGTCATACTTCTTCAGGTGGTTCTAGGTGTCATACTTCTTCAGGTGGTTCTAGGTGTCATACTTCTTCAGGTGGTTTTAGGTGTCATACTTCTTCAGGTGGTTTTAGGTGTCATACTTCTTCAGGTGGTTCTAGGTGTTGTACTTCTTCAGGTGGTTCTAGGTGTCGTACTTCTTCAGAAGGTTCTAGGTATCATACTTCTTCAGGTGGTTCTAGGTGTCGTACCTCTTCAGAAGGTTCTAGGTATCATACTTCTTCAGGTACTTCTAGGTGTCGTACTTCTTCAGGTACTTCTAGGTGTCATACTTCTTCAGGTGGTTCTAGGTGTCGTACTTCTTCAGGTGATTCTAGGTGTTGTACTTCTTCAGGAGGTTCTAGGTATCGTACTTCTTCAGGAGGTTCTAGGTATCGTACTTCTTCAGGAGGTTCTAGGTATCGTACTTCTTCAGGAGGTCACTCTGCCAGTGCCTCTTGCGGTCAGGGAAAAGCTTTGGGATACGGATCTTGCGGAAGTCTTCAATGCACTTCTTCAGCTCATCTTCCATCAATTTCCTCTCCTGTTCCTCAGGGTCCCTGGCTGGGGCCTTGCTGTTATCTGCAGTGGTGGTGGGTCGGGGCAGAGTCTTCAGGGCCAGTGTGGTGGGCCTTGCAGGGCTGCTGGTGGGCACCGGGGGTGGGCTGGAGGGATGGTGGGCAGAAGGATTGGGACAGGGGTTGGGAGGGGGCGTGGACGGCCCTGCGATTGGCAGTGGTGGGGAGGGAAGTGAGGGCTCAGGGCTGTCAGGGCTGGTTTCAGGCTCTACTGGAGGTATTTGTTCCAAGTTCAGATCTGCATCGAGTGTGTCACAGTCTGTGCCTTCTACTGGTTGGTCCTCTGGCTTGTCTGCAGTACCTTGGTTGCATATACGTGGTGGGACTAACACCTTACCACCTGCAACAGATGCAAAAAAGAGAATGACATTCCACTACACCAGTTATAGAAACAAACAGGTAGCCAAATGagtttcagttttttattaGGCAAGACACTGGGCGTGAAATACTAAATAgaagaataaaat
Encoded here:
- the LOC143526575 gene encoding uncharacterized protein LOC143526575, giving the protein MVAHVYLQHGEPSSARIFFLVVRGMQCSQCLGDEYGSASSSIGGSVLMLLLHHCENTEELSVCSEEENILCGKVLVPPRICNQGTADKPEDQPVEGTDCDTLDADLNLEQIPPVEPETSPDSPEPSLPSPPLPIAGPSTPPPNPCPNPSAHHPSSPPPVPTSSPARPTTLALKTLPRPTTTADNSKAPARDPEEQERKLMEDELKKCIEDFRKIRIPKLFPDRKRHWQSDLLKKYDT